The Oncorhynchus tshawytscha isolate Ot180627B linkage group LG12, Otsh_v2.0, whole genome shotgun sequence genome includes a window with the following:
- the LOC112249332 gene encoding granule associated Rac and RHOG effector protein 1-like isoform X1, with product MYCCSAQESKMDYKRRFLLGGSKQKVQQYQMPELSRTLSAPLGSTCSPMGGSTGMGMPGSCQPPPPNTTAVADIQQGISKYLDALNVFCRASAFLTDLFSSVFRNSHYSKAAMQLKDVQEHVMEAASRLTAAIKPEIAKMLMELSAGAANFKDQNDFSLQDVEVLGRCFLTVMQVHFQFLSQALQKVQPVAQSCLAEALAQAQERRSNVRSQSSCPGPLTELEEASRSWKGAAEATGRLRERGRDGCLAGIQIQQLFCSNNPNIPDHHLKELNMKIDNALQAYKAALESMGHSEYALKAGFHLNPKSVEAALQGCCSEAEAQQAGRMQTISQPIQCELPTIPVQIGAHFLKGVSFNESAADNLKLKTHTMLQLIKEAVGQNGVTPRDDSPVTEVLNQVCPSSWRMACKTAVQLLFAQAGLVVVDTAQMENKEAYAPQIALEGSRVVVQVPSTWCLKEDPATMSLLQRSLDPEKTLGLVDVLYTAVFDINRWKECKEQALPTIQMQLQRESPDYGMQVDLPPGNGSKAPSGLPKTISKLTSKFTKKASSSSVSSGGGGSYSIPSTPSHSMLSSSSSSEDQQFKSLGHAVDGRLQSILQLGNLSSNPDPTQPQNGSVCDDQGMNLPTDQEMQDVIDFLSGFNMGKSQQASPLVKRRNSVASANAAELKPPSGATDRTPTSQAVSHSSLQPPTQSIPQHQQPVQQQQPPPPQQPSQQVLQYYQHLLQPIGQQQHAPPHLPSQQPPPQALPQQRVPSKWLSGSSQQQPPPQGPPPPSGLSPLGPIGQWGSPGLPDLSSDLYSLGLVSTYMDSVMTEMLGQKPQGPRNNTWPNRDQNEGVFGVLGDTLPFDPAVGSDPEFARYVAGVSQAMQQKRQVQHIRRPSNTRGNWPVSDEQHRTWSHPEYYSEGEVVHSSWSANQGDSASSSDETSSANGDSLFSMFSGPDLVAAVKQRRKHSCGEQEVCTLPSPPLHHLGDDNNQESKTKTWPPKAPWQHSTHTQHNTMPNPSSSLYQMNIPSSQWSDSMQMLQSPVWSTASDCPPSTGISSGFSPYTQQHQQQQHKPISKGFKSFPIKHEHRPSYLNQY from the exons ATGTATTGTTGTAGTGCGCAGGAAAGTAAAATGGACTACAAGCGGCGCTTTTTGCTCGGCGGGTCCAAGCAGAAAGTCCAGCAATACCAGATGCCTGAGCTGAGCCGGACCCTCAGTGCCCCCCTGGGCTCCACCTGCTCCCCCATGGGTGGCTCCACCGGGATGGGCATGCCCGGCAGCTGCCAACCACCTCCCCCCAACACCACTGCGGTCGCCGACATTCAGCAGGGCATCTCCAAGTACCTGGATGCACTGAATGTGTTCTGCAGGGCCAGCGCCTTTCTCACTGACCTGTTCAGCAGCGTGTTCAGGAACTCCCACTACTCGAAAGCAGCTATGCAACTTAAGGACGTGCAGGAACATGTCATGGAGGCGGCCAGCCGGCTGACTGCAGCAATAAAGCCAGAGATCGCCAAGATGCTGATGGAGCTGAGCGCTGGGGCTGCCAACTTCAAAGACCAGAACGACTTCAGCCTGCAGGATGTAGAG GTGCTGGGTCGGTGCTTCCTGACGGTGATGCAGGTGCACTTCCAGTTCCTATCCCAGGCCCTGCAGAAGGTGCAGCCTGTGGCACAGTCGTGCCTGGCGGAAGCCCTTGCCCAGGCCCAGGAGCGACGCAGCAATGTCCGCTCCCAGAGCTCCTGCCCTGGGCCCCTGACGGAGCTGGAGGAGGCCTCACGATCATGGAAGGGTGCAGCCGAG GCCACAGGACGTCTGAGGGAGAGGGGACGTGACGGCTGCCTGGCAGGCATCCAGATCCAGCAGCTCTTCTGCTCCAACAACCCCAACATCCCTGATCACCATCTGAAGGAGCTCAACATGAAGATCGACAATGCCTTACAG GCTTATAAAGCGGCACTAGAAAGTATGGGCCACAGTGAATATGCACTGAAAGCTGGCTTTCACCTCAATCCCAAATCTGTGGAGGCAGCTTTACAG GGCTGCTGCAGTGAGGCGGAGGCCCAGCAGGCTGGCAGGATGCAGACCATCTCCCAGCCCATTCAATGTGAGCTGCCCACCATACCTGTGCAGATTGGCGCCCACTTCCTCAAAGGAGTGTCCTTCAACGAATCGGCGGCTGACAACCTCAAACTGAAAACG CACACCATGTTGCAGCTCATTAAAGAGGCAGTGGGGCAGAACGGAGTGACCCCCCGGGATGACTCCCCCGTCACAGAGGTCCTCAACCAGGTCTGCCCTTCCAGCTGGAGAATGGCCTGCAAGACCGCCGTCCAGTTACTGTTCGCTCAGGCGGGACTG GTGGTTGTTGACACTGCTCAGATGGAGAACAAGGAAGCCTATGCTCCACAGATTGCTCTGGAGGGCTCCAGAGTTGTGGTACAAGTACCCTCCACATG GTGCCTGAAAGAGGACCCAGCCACCATGTCTCTGTTGCAGCGGAGTCTGGACCCAGAGAAGACCCTCGGCCTGGTGGACGTGCTATATACCGCCGTCTTTGACATCAATAGGTGGAAGGAGTGCAA AGAACAGGCCTTGCCCACCATTCAGATGCAGTTACAGCGGGAGAGCCCTGACTACGGGATGCAGGTAGACCTGCCTCCTGGAAATGGCTCCAAAGCCCCCAGTGGACTGCCCAAAACTATCTCCAAGCTAACTTCCAAATTCACGAAGAAGGCCTCTTCTAGCTCTGTGTCCAGTGGTGGTGGGGGCAGCTACTCCATTCCCAGCACCCCATCCCATAGCATGCTCTCCTCTAGCAGCAGCTCTGAAGACCAGCAGTTTAAGAGCCTGGGTCACGCAGTAGATGGAAGACTGCAGAGCATCTTACAGCTGGGCAACCTGTCCAGCAACCCAGACCCCACCCAGCCCCAGAACGGTTCAGTGTGTGACGACCAGGGCATGAACCTCCCCACGGACCAGGAGATGCAGGACGTCATTGACTTTCTCTCAGGTTTCAATATGGGCAAGTCCCAGCAAGCCTCCCCACTGGTCAAAAGGAGGAACTCTGTAGCGTCTGCCAACGCCGCCGAGCTGAAGCCCCCGAGCGGAGCCACCGACCGAACCCCAACCTCTCAAGCTGTCTCCCACAGTTCACTGCAGCCCCCTACCCAGAGTATTCCCCAGCATCAGCAGCCAGTGCAGCAGCAacagccaccaccaccacagcagccCTCCCAGCAGGTACTGCAGTACTACCAACACCTCCTCCAGCCTATTGGTCAGCAGCAGCATGCTCCACCTCACCTGCCCTCCCAACAGCCTCCACCCCAGGCTCTTCCCCAGCAGAGAGTGCCAAGCAAGTGGCTGAGTGGTTCCAGCCAGCAGCAGCCTCCTCCCCAGGGCCCCCCTCCCCCATCAGGGCTCTCCCCCCTGGGGCCAATTGGCCAGTGGGGCTCACCTGGCCTCCCAGACCTGAGCTCGGACCTGTACAGCCTGGGGCTGGTCAGCACCTACATGGACAGTGTCATGACTGAGATGCTGGGGCAGAAGCCACAAGGTCCACGCAACAACACCTGGCCCAACAGGGACCAGAACGAGGGGGTGTTTGGTGTGCTGGGAGACACTTTGCCCTTTGACCCCGCAG TTGGCTCTGACCCTGAGTTTGCGCGTTACGTTGCCGGAGTCAGCCAGGCCATGCAGCAGAAACGGCAGGTGCAGCACATCCGTCGACCCAGCAACACCCGCGGCAACTGGCCCGTCTCTGATGAGCAGCACAGGACCTGGTCCCACCCAGAGTACTACAGTGAGGG GGAGGTGGTCCACAGCAGCTGGTCAGCCAATCAGGGAGACTCTGCCAGCTCCAGTGATGAGACGTCCTCAGCCAATGGGGACAGCCTGTTCTCCATGTTCTCTGGACCTGATCTTGTTGCAGCCGTCAAACAAAGAAG AAAACACAGCTGTGGTGAGCAGGAGGTGTgtacccttccctctcctcccctccatcactTGGGAGATGATAATAACCAG GAAAGCAAAACTAAAACTTGGCCGCCGAAGGCCCCATGGCAGCACTCCACTCACACTCAACACAACACCATGCCCAATCCAAGCTCTTCCCTGTACCAGATGAACATCCCTTCCAGCCAATGGAGTGATTCCATGCAGATGTTGCAGTCTCCGGTGTGGTCCACTGCCAGTGACTGCCCTCCCTCCACTGGGATCTCCTCTGGCTTCTCTCCCTATACCCAGCAGCATCAGCAACAACAGCACAAACCCATCAGCAAGGGCTTTAAATCCTTCCCCATCAAACATGAGCACAGGCCCTCTTACCTTAACCAGTACTGA
- the LOC112249332 gene encoding granule associated Rac and RHOG effector protein 1-like isoform X2 — protein MQVHFQFLSQALQKVQPVAQSCLAEALAQAQERRSNVRSQSSCPGPLTELEEASRSWKGAAEATGRLRERGRDGCLAGIQIQQLFCSNNPNIPDHHLKELNMKIDNALQAYKAALESMGHSEYALKAGFHLNPKSVEAALQGCCSEAEAQQAGRMQTISQPIQCELPTIPVQIGAHFLKGVSFNESAADNLKLKTHTMLQLIKEAVGQNGVTPRDDSPVTEVLNQVCPSSWRMACKTAVQLLFAQAGLVVVDTAQMENKEAYAPQIALEGSRVVVQVPSTWCLKEDPATMSLLQRSLDPEKTLGLVDVLYTAVFDINRWKECKEQALPTIQMQLQRESPDYGMQVDLPPGNGSKAPSGLPKTISKLTSKFTKKASSSSVSSGGGGSYSIPSTPSHSMLSSSSSSEDQQFKSLGHAVDGRLQSILQLGNLSSNPDPTQPQNGSVCDDQGMNLPTDQEMQDVIDFLSGFNMGKSQQASPLVKRRNSVASANAAELKPPSGATDRTPTSQAVSHSSLQPPTQSIPQHQQPVQQQQPPPPQQPSQQVLQYYQHLLQPIGQQQHAPPHLPSQQPPPQALPQQRVPSKWLSGSSQQQPPPQGPPPPSGLSPLGPIGQWGSPGLPDLSSDLYSLGLVSTYMDSVMTEMLGQKPQGPRNNTWPNRDQNEGVFGVLGDTLPFDPAVGSDPEFARYVAGVSQAMQQKRQVQHIRRPSNTRGNWPVSDEQHRTWSHPEYYSEGEVVHSSWSANQGDSASSSDETSSANGDSLFSMFSGPDLVAAVKQRRKHSCGEQEVCTLPSPPLHHLGDDNNQESKTKTWPPKAPWQHSTHTQHNTMPNPSSSLYQMNIPSSQWSDSMQMLQSPVWSTASDCPPSTGISSGFSPYTQQHQQQQHKPISKGFKSFPIKHEHRPSYLNQY, from the exons ATGCAGGTGCACTTCCAGTTCCTATCCCAGGCCCTGCAGAAGGTGCAGCCTGTGGCACAGTCGTGCCTGGCGGAAGCCCTTGCCCAGGCCCAGGAGCGACGCAGCAATGTCCGCTCCCAGAGCTCCTGCCCTGGGCCCCTGACGGAGCTGGAGGAGGCCTCACGATCATGGAAGGGTGCAGCCGAG GCCACAGGACGTCTGAGGGAGAGGGGACGTGACGGCTGCCTGGCAGGCATCCAGATCCAGCAGCTCTTCTGCTCCAACAACCCCAACATCCCTGATCACCATCTGAAGGAGCTCAACATGAAGATCGACAATGCCTTACAG GCTTATAAAGCGGCACTAGAAAGTATGGGCCACAGTGAATATGCACTGAAAGCTGGCTTTCACCTCAATCCCAAATCTGTGGAGGCAGCTTTACAG GGCTGCTGCAGTGAGGCGGAGGCCCAGCAGGCTGGCAGGATGCAGACCATCTCCCAGCCCATTCAATGTGAGCTGCCCACCATACCTGTGCAGATTGGCGCCCACTTCCTCAAAGGAGTGTCCTTCAACGAATCGGCGGCTGACAACCTCAAACTGAAAACG CACACCATGTTGCAGCTCATTAAAGAGGCAGTGGGGCAGAACGGAGTGACCCCCCGGGATGACTCCCCCGTCACAGAGGTCCTCAACCAGGTCTGCCCTTCCAGCTGGAGAATGGCCTGCAAGACCGCCGTCCAGTTACTGTTCGCTCAGGCGGGACTG GTGGTTGTTGACACTGCTCAGATGGAGAACAAGGAAGCCTATGCTCCACAGATTGCTCTGGAGGGCTCCAGAGTTGTGGTACAAGTACCCTCCACATG GTGCCTGAAAGAGGACCCAGCCACCATGTCTCTGTTGCAGCGGAGTCTGGACCCAGAGAAGACCCTCGGCCTGGTGGACGTGCTATATACCGCCGTCTTTGACATCAATAGGTGGAAGGAGTGCAA AGAACAGGCCTTGCCCACCATTCAGATGCAGTTACAGCGGGAGAGCCCTGACTACGGGATGCAGGTAGACCTGCCTCCTGGAAATGGCTCCAAAGCCCCCAGTGGACTGCCCAAAACTATCTCCAAGCTAACTTCCAAATTCACGAAGAAGGCCTCTTCTAGCTCTGTGTCCAGTGGTGGTGGGGGCAGCTACTCCATTCCCAGCACCCCATCCCATAGCATGCTCTCCTCTAGCAGCAGCTCTGAAGACCAGCAGTTTAAGAGCCTGGGTCACGCAGTAGATGGAAGACTGCAGAGCATCTTACAGCTGGGCAACCTGTCCAGCAACCCAGACCCCACCCAGCCCCAGAACGGTTCAGTGTGTGACGACCAGGGCATGAACCTCCCCACGGACCAGGAGATGCAGGACGTCATTGACTTTCTCTCAGGTTTCAATATGGGCAAGTCCCAGCAAGCCTCCCCACTGGTCAAAAGGAGGAACTCTGTAGCGTCTGCCAACGCCGCCGAGCTGAAGCCCCCGAGCGGAGCCACCGACCGAACCCCAACCTCTCAAGCTGTCTCCCACAGTTCACTGCAGCCCCCTACCCAGAGTATTCCCCAGCATCAGCAGCCAGTGCAGCAGCAacagccaccaccaccacagcagccCTCCCAGCAGGTACTGCAGTACTACCAACACCTCCTCCAGCCTATTGGTCAGCAGCAGCATGCTCCACCTCACCTGCCCTCCCAACAGCCTCCACCCCAGGCTCTTCCCCAGCAGAGAGTGCCAAGCAAGTGGCTGAGTGGTTCCAGCCAGCAGCAGCCTCCTCCCCAGGGCCCCCCTCCCCCATCAGGGCTCTCCCCCCTGGGGCCAATTGGCCAGTGGGGCTCACCTGGCCTCCCAGACCTGAGCTCGGACCTGTACAGCCTGGGGCTGGTCAGCACCTACATGGACAGTGTCATGACTGAGATGCTGGGGCAGAAGCCACAAGGTCCACGCAACAACACCTGGCCCAACAGGGACCAGAACGAGGGGGTGTTTGGTGTGCTGGGAGACACTTTGCCCTTTGACCCCGCAG TTGGCTCTGACCCTGAGTTTGCGCGTTACGTTGCCGGAGTCAGCCAGGCCATGCAGCAGAAACGGCAGGTGCAGCACATCCGTCGACCCAGCAACACCCGCGGCAACTGGCCCGTCTCTGATGAGCAGCACAGGACCTGGTCCCACCCAGAGTACTACAGTGAGGG GGAGGTGGTCCACAGCAGCTGGTCAGCCAATCAGGGAGACTCTGCCAGCTCCAGTGATGAGACGTCCTCAGCCAATGGGGACAGCCTGTTCTCCATGTTCTCTGGACCTGATCTTGTTGCAGCCGTCAAACAAAGAAG AAAACACAGCTGTGGTGAGCAGGAGGTGTgtacccttccctctcctcccctccatcactTGGGAGATGATAATAACCAG GAAAGCAAAACTAAAACTTGGCCGCCGAAGGCCCCATGGCAGCACTCCACTCACACTCAACACAACACCATGCCCAATCCAAGCTCTTCCCTGTACCAGATGAACATCCCTTCCAGCCAATGGAGTGATTCCATGCAGATGTTGCAGTCTCCGGTGTGGTCCACTGCCAGTGACTGCCCTCCCTCCACTGGGATCTCCTCTGGCTTCTCTCCCTATACCCAGCAGCATCAGCAACAACAGCACAAACCCATCAGCAAGGGCTTTAAATCCTTCCCCATCAAACATGAGCACAGGCCCTCTTACCTTAACCAGTACTGA